The window TACAAAGTATATCTGTCTCTATATAAGTCAACAACAATCATTGCACCTCCGTAGAAGGCAACTAACTTGTTTTATAGTTGAACTATTTGGCCACCATCGCGATTAATAGAAATTTTTGCCCGGCTTTAAACCAAAGTCAAACTCTTCAACAATCTACTCTCATTGCTTAAGGTATTGAAGATTACTATAGCTGATTTCTCCATATGAGCTGGATTGAATAGTGTTGCAAATATTTTATCGTCTTTCATTTCCATTTTGTAAACAGTTCTATTTCTAAATACACTCAACACGTCTAGTAGACAAGCTTATTCTCCAAAGCCCAAGCTCAGCATATCCTCATGTCATCATACAAAGATCTGTTACCTCACCATACCAGTGATTTGGCTGTATTCTATCATCCCATTTCCTAGACCACAAAAGCTCAACTTTACCACTATCATTTATGAAATGTAGGTGACTATACTTCTCTCTCATATCCTGTTTAGCCAATGTTCTATCAGTTGAAATCAGAAGTCCTGGTAGTCTTTATCTAGCCACCAAAGAAACTATACTCCTTATTCCATGTCATAGCCCCATGAGTATCTCCACCAGCTCTAGGAGACTTACCAACAAGCTCACAGCTATACACTAGTTTTCCATCTATGTAAACCTTTCCAGCATGACCATCCTGAATCACCAAAGAGCCATTTACTGAGTAAAAAAGCTAGGTAAAAACATCTGAATTGATTCTGCCCCATCCCAACCTCATCATGAACTATAAATCTTCTTGATGAAAACTGGGTTCAACCATATTCAAAACTAAATCAATTATTGTTGCCTCTGCATTAAAAATTTTACTTTTGAATAAACATCTTCTTAGTGAATAGTGTAATGTTTATAAATTGAAATATACCACGCCCTATTCTAAAGTTTTTTAGAGAATGTGGAAACATGTGTACACATAAAAGTGTGGAGCATAACTTGAGTATAGCTAAGCTGTTTAGAGATAACTTCTTGAGATCGGCAAGATTTAGTCATCCAGATTTTATTCCTTGTAGAATTATATTATCTCGCCCCATTCTATACACATATAAAGAGAAGATACTTGAAGTAATTGAGAGGTTTCCCCTGGCCTTCCCCAATTATGATGTTAGTAGCATGAAATTTGATAATGTTTTAGCAACTTTTGATGAAAATAGACTTGTAAGAGACGTTTTTGGCACTGTCTGGAGGTATAGAATTGCTGGTCTTGGTCCACAGCCACATGAATATCCACTAGCTGATCTAGATAGGGTTTGGAGTTGGGAGTTGCCTGATCCAGAAGCTGGTTATCCCATAGGCTATGCAGATCCAAAGCCTATGATTTCATGGGAAGAGCTTTTCGAGATATTTGATAAAGCTAGGGAAAGAGGTGATCTAGTTGTTTTTAGTCTTCATCACTTTCTCTTTCAAAAACTCATGGATTTAATACCTCTAAACAAGCTTTTACTAGCTATCTACAGTGGCGATAAAAGATTTTTAGCAGCACTTGAAAAAGTTGCTAACTACCAGCTAGGATTGCTTAAAATAGCCAAGAGATACAATGGAATAGATGTTGTAGCATTTTTAGAGGATCTTGGAAGCCAGGACTCACCCCTCATAAGACCTCAGCATCTCAAAAAATATTTCCTACCATACTACAAAATATTCTTTGATGAAGTTAGAAACATGAACGCTTTCATATATTTCCATAGCGATGGGCGCATAATACCACTTGCCAATGTGATTTTAGAAGCAAAACCAGATATTTTAAACATACAGGATATTGTTAATGGAATTGAAAACATATCAGCTCATTTCAAAGGAAAGCTATGCATAGATCTCGACATAGATAGACAGCACCTAATACCATATGGCACTAAAGAAAAAATCTTTTCACACTTCAAAGAAGTTGTGGAGAAGCTGAACATAGAACTTGGAGGGTTGATGATACATATAGAAGTGTATCCACCAACACCCCTCGAGAACATAGTTTTTTTAGCAGAGGCATGCTATAGGTATTGCTTTAATATTGGCTCCAGGTACTAGATTTGCATTGCAAAAATGTTTGAAAATTTAGAATAGATTTAGAAGACTAGACTTTTATATTTACTTTTTCACATTAGAGAAGCTGTTAAAAGATTTAAAAATTTTTAAATAAACTTGTTTCTATGCATGTATAAGAAAGGCCATGTGGATTCTAAGTAAAAAGCTCTAGGAGATGTTGAATGGCTCCTAAAATAATGCTTGTAGGAGTATCTGTTTGTGATATTATTTTGGTTGTTCCTGAAATTAGTAAACCTGGTGATATTGTTTATCTTGATAGGGGTATAACAATTTCGTTGGGTGGTCATCCATGCAATATTTCTGTGGATCTTGTTAAGCTTGGATACTCATCTTCATTAATTTATGTTGTGTCTGCTATTGGTAATGATTTTTGTGGAAAATTTATTGAGGAAACGCTGTCTAGTTATTCTCTTCAGCTAAATCTTGTTAAGATTCCTGGTGTTGGCTCTAATAAGAATGTTATTGTTGTTGTTAAAGGAGAGGATAGGAGGTTTCATGTTGAGGTTGGAGCATCTATGCACATGCAGTCAAAAGATGTTATAAAGCTTGTTGAGGAGGTGAAGCCTGGTTTAATTCACTTAGCTGTTGGTCTTCTAGGCGATGTTGATACCAATTTGCAAAATGTTTTAGCTGCTAGTCACAATGTTGGTGCTGTGACTTTTGTTGATGTTGGTGCTCCAAGACCTTATGGAAAAGCTGATTGGAGGTTTTTGATAGAGTCTTTGAAGTATGCTGATATATTTCATGCTAATCGCTATGAGCTTCAAAATGTTTTTGGTGTAGAGGGTATTTTTGATGGAATTAAAAAGGCTTTGGCTACAGGTGCAAAAATTGTTGTTGTAACAGATGGTGAAAGAGGGGCTTATATAGCAAAAGACAATTATGTTATATATCAAAAGGCATTTAAAGTCGATGTGGTTGATCCAACAGGAGCTGGAGATGCTTTCCAAGCTGGGCTAATATACAAACTTGTTGAGTTAGCTGGAGACAAATTTAGTAGAAGCTACATAGAAGGCATTGGCTATGACGAACTTGCAGAAATACTTTTGTTTTCGCAAGCAGTTGGAGCAGTATGTGTTACACAACCAGGAACCACAACAGCTGTGTCAAGAGAAAATGTTGAGAATTTGCTGAAAAAGCAAAGAGATGAGGTTATGAAAAGCATTAAAAGAATGAGAATTTTATAGATTCCAGATACAAAAATGTGAGGTGATGGTAATGCCCATTGTCCATGTCTATATGTGGAGTGGTGTTTCTAGGGAAGCAAAAAAGAAAATTGTTGAGGGTATTACACAAGTTTTTGAAAGCATTGGAGTGCCAAAGCAAGCAGTTGAAATTGTTATTCATGAAATTCCAAAAGAGAATTGGGGAATTGGTGGAGAACTAGCAAGTGAGAAATTCAAAGAAGTCAAGCCTCCCTAAAACCTCAAAACACCCTTTTCCAAACAAACTCATTTTTATATAATCACAGCTACCTGCACATAAAGTTACCAATGTTTTGCTTAACACAACTAAGAATTGCATATTACCAAACAAATACTTTTATTTTGCACCTCATTGATTAAATTTGAGGTGACTAAAATGTACAGATTGTTGCACCGTTTGTCCCTAGATGTTCATTCTAATCATTTTATATGAATTCATGGTCTCATCTAGGGACTTCCGCCTCGCCCACAGGGCTCTGGGTACCCGTGTGGGGTCATGGGCGGCTGTCGAGCCCAACGGCACGGGGCTCCCATCTACGAAGAGCCCAGCGAGGCTTGGAGCAATGCTCCCATCACCTCGCAAGGCTATGAGAAGAAGGTTCCAAACAGCTACCACGTCTCTGTGCCACATTTCACCACCTCTTTCGCACTTGCCTATCCTTGATTCATTCCCGTAGACTATTTTTGAGCCGTGGATTGGGCAGAGCCTGGACGTGTTCCTCGGGTTCACGTAGACTACTGAAACGCCGTACTCTCGAGCTTTCTCCTCAATCGCCTCCTGCATGCCTCTAAAGGCGGCTTGAAATATCCTGTGCCTCAGCTGGCTGTCCCTTATCCTGAAGACCATCTTCTCACCGGGTCTCCTCCCGAGTTTCTCCATGACTATGGCGTAACCTCTCTTGGAAGCCTCTCTCACAACAATATTCGCAATCTTCCACCTGGTATCCTGCTTCTTCTCCCGCTCCCTAAGCTTCCTAAAGATTTTCCTCTTAACCCTCGACTTTATGCCATGAACCTTGTCGTATTTTTCCTGAACCCTCTTCCTCCTGTAGTAGTAACCTAAAATAATGTCCTTCATATCTGTCTCGAAGAGGTAAGCAGTACCATCGATTAGTGCGGTGACATTGTTCTCATTAACATCAACAGACACAAAGCCACGTGGTCTATGCTCCTCAACCTCTTTCACGAAGGTCAAGTAGACTAGCAACTTCCTGCTCTTTCTGTCTAGCTTAATCCTCGCCTCTGAGGCAAGCTTCCAGCTCTTATTCACGTACTTCCAGTATTGTTTGTGCGGTATAACTTCGAGAGGTATCCAGCCCTTATGGGTAGCTACTTTAATAGATGTTAAATCATTTGCTTTCCACAAGTGGTCGTCTAGCCAGATAGAGACACTGTTGACTTCTGGGTACTCTCTTTCAACCAACCCCTTCTTCCTCAGCTTGAGAAAGCTCTTAGCTCTTGTGGATGCGTCTTGACAAGCAGTATATGCATAGTGAGAAGGGAGCTGAGGATATAGATTCCTTAACTCACGATACTTCAAAGCTTTTAGCCTTGTGAAAGATGCAATACCCTCTCTCACAGCATGCAACACTAATTGCTCAACCATGTTGCGGTACATACCCTCAAGCTCAACAAAAACTCTGAAGAACTTTCGCGGAAGAGGAGGCGTCTCAACAACAACGGTTCTAGCCACCCTCATCTTTCTCAACCTCTTCTACCAGTTTTTGAAACCCTCCTTGCTGAAGTACCCTCAATAATCCTCCTGACCTCGCTCTCAGGAATCCTATACTTCCCACCAGCAGTCCTAATGGCTTTGACCCTGCCTTCTCTAACCCACCTAGAGAGAGTAGAATAGCTTATGCCAAGCCTCTGACAAACCTCCTTAGGCCTCAGCAACTTCTCAAACATCTACAACCACTACATGGATTCCAAAGAAAATAAATACTTACAAAGCTTGTAAACTTCTCACAGAATAATCAATTAGGAAACAGCCCTTAAGAACATATCTAATTGTTGCTGATAAGCCCTTTCTACTCCCTTTTGGGAGTTCCTGCTTGCTACACTATTTAAAGTGTTTATTTGTTTTTCTTTAAAAGTTTTGTTGAAGTTTTAAGAACATTGCTTAGAAAAACAAGAATAGAATTTGCTTCTTTAACAAAAGTAGGTGTTCTAATGATAAAAATGCTTTGACAAGTCTGGAATGCAAAGTTGTTGGAAAGCATCTATGTGATGATCGCGAGCTTTTTGTTGGTGAAGTTGTTGCTTATCACTATAGAGAGGATGCGTTTAAAGATGGTGAGCCAAATCTTGAAGCTGGTTTTTTAGCACATATAGCA of the Ignisphaera cupida genome contains:
- a CDS encoding uroporphyrinogen decarboxylase family protein, producing the protein MSIAKLFRDNFLRSARFSHPDFIPCRIILSRPILYTYKEKILEVIERFPLAFPNYDVSSMKFDNVLATFDENRLVRDVFGTVWRYRIAGLGPQPHEYPLADLDRVWSWELPDPEAGYPIGYADPKPMISWEELFEIFDKARERGDLVVFSLHHFLFQKLMDLIPLNKLLLAIYSGDKRFLAALEKVANYQLGLLKIAKRYNGIDVVAFLEDLGSQDSPLIRPQHLKKYFLPYYKIFFDEVRNMNAFIYFHSDGRIIPLANVILEAKPDILNIQDIVNGIENISAHFKGKLCIDLDIDRQHLIPYGTKEKIFSHFKEVVEKLNIELGGLMIHIEVYPPTPLENIVFLAEACYRYCFNIGSRY
- a CDS encoding carbohydrate kinase family protein, which codes for MAPKIMLVGVSVCDIILVVPEISKPGDIVYLDRGITISLGGHPCNISVDLVKLGYSSSLIYVVSAIGNDFCGKFIEETLSSYSLQLNLVKIPGVGSNKNVIVVVKGEDRRFHVEVGASMHMQSKDVIKLVEEVKPGLIHLAVGLLGDVDTNLQNVLAASHNVGAVTFVDVGAPRPYGKADWRFLIESLKYADIFHANRYELQNVFGVEGIFDGIKKALATGAKIVVVTDGERGAYIAKDNYVIYQKAFKVDVVDPTGAGDAFQAGLIYKLVELAGDKFSRSYIEGIGYDELAEILLFSQAVGAVCVTQPGTTTAVSRENVENLLKKQRDEVMKSIKRMRIL
- a CDS encoding tautomerase family protein, whose product is MPIVHVYMWSGVSREAKKKIVEGITQVFESIGVPKQAVEIVIHEIPKENWGIGGELASEKFKEVKPP
- a CDS encoding RNA-guided endonuclease InsQ/TnpB family protein, encoding MARTVVVETPPLPRKFFRVFVELEGMYRNMVEQLVLHAVREGIASFTRLKALKYRELRNLYPQLPSHYAYTACQDASTRAKSFLKLRKKGLVEREYPEVNSVSIWLDDHLWKANDLTSIKVATHKGWIPLEVIPHKQYWKYVNKSWKLASEARIKLDRKSRKLLVYLTFVKEVEEHRPRGFVSVDVNENNVTALIDGTAYLFETDMKDIILGYYYRRKRVQEKYDKVHGIKSRVKRKIFRKLREREKKQDTRWKIANIVVREASKRGYAIVMEKLGRRPGEKMVFRIRDSQLRHRIFQAAFRGMQEAIEEKAREYGVSVVYVNPRNTSRLCPIHGSKIVYGNESRIGKCERGGEMWHRDVVAVWNLLLIALRGDGSIAPSLAGLFVDGSPVPLGSTAAHDPTRVPRALWARRKSLDETMNSYKMIRMNI
- a CDS encoding flavin reductase: MTSLECKVVGKHLCDDRELFVGEVVAYHYREDAFKDGEPNLEAGFLAHIAFNRFVTFSKSIIHV